A section of the Chloroflexota bacterium genome encodes:
- a CDS encoding tRNA (adenine-N1)-methyltransferase has translation MTDITPLPDAEPVAAIGDTVLLVGEDRKRTLVKLQRNGEWHTHRGIIRHEEIIDKPLGRMVVTQLGHAFLVLEPSTHDLIRYIKRETQIVFPKDAAYIVLRLNLYPGRRVIEAGTGSGGLSMALARAVMPSGRVYSYEMRNKMSRVAANNLVRFDLLRYVDLKVRDIADGFDEQHVDACFLDLREPWRYLDAVRRALKGGGFFGSLLPTTNQVSELLTALPQHGFADLDVHELLLRHYKPVAARLRPTDRMVAHTGYLVFARKVTLPEGEQWRTTDRKRYQARQTAANRENISDPGPDTESSPDSPDGE, from the coding sequence ATGACTGATATCACACCACTGCCCGACGCCGAACCAGTAGCCGCCATCGGCGACACGGTTCTACTGGTTGGGGAGGACCGAAAACGTACACTGGTTAAACTGCAGCGCAATGGCGAATGGCACACCCACCGCGGTATCATTCGCCATGAGGAGATCATCGACAAGCCCCTGGGAAGAATGGTGGTCACCCAGCTTGGCCATGCATTCCTGGTCCTGGAACCCTCCACCCACGATCTGATCCGCTACATCAAACGCGAGACCCAGATCGTCTTTCCCAAGGATGCCGCCTACATCGTCCTACGCCTCAACCTCTATCCAGGACGGCGCGTGATCGAAGCAGGTACGGGCAGCGGTGGACTGTCCATGGCACTGGCTCGGGCCGTTATGCCTTCCGGTCGGGTGTATAGCTACGAGATGCGCAACAAGATGAGCCGGGTGGCAGCCAATAACCTGGTGCGCTTTGACCTGTTGCGTTATGTCGATCTAAAGGTCCGCGATATTGCCGATGGCTTCGACGAACAACATGTCGACGCCTGTTTCCTCGACTTACGGGAACCATGGCGCTACCTGGATGCGGTTCGCCGTGCGCTCAAAGGCGGGGGCTTTTTTGGAAGCCTGCTCCCCACGACCAATCAGGTCAGCGAACTATTGACCGCCCTGCCGCAGCATGGATTCGCCGATCTGGACGTGCACGAACTTCTTTTGCGCCACTATAAGCCGGTGGCTGCCCGCCTTCGACCTACCGATCGCATGGTGGCCCATACGGGATATCTGGTTTTCGCCCGCAAGGTCACTCTTCCCGAGGGCGAACAGTGGCGTACCACAGATCGCAAGCGCTATCAGGCCCGTCAGACAGCTGCCAACCGGGAAAATATCAGCGACCCTGGCCCTGACACCGAAAGTAGTCCGGACTCACCGGACGGCGAATAG
- a CDS encoding DUF4097 family beta strand repeat-containing protein: MIKVERVFDPKGIAKIDSRLGLGDIQIASGNGDQIHLGARIHSNREEELETQIVGDTLTIQQNVVDIGRNRRIDVTLTLPTGIDADLSLHTGKGDLKVSQVSGAHNLASGKGDISVSGGRGLLTVGTGYGDIAVSEQRGAAVLETGKGDVTVSALAGTLKINSGAGDATIRNWNSGDASNGKTARKNSVNLGAGDVGVRYANARELAINTAKGDCRLHSVRIANLQITTSKGDIAVDGEPASGEWRATTVKGDISMRMPAQVGVRVEAATRRGKIDSDLPQVRVGRPGPASRFGGGRTIGVVGDEPRADIQLETVMGDIVVRTVGAIPVAIEEPSARSESVLAPLQPEVVDPGQKPVAALPPTQPVQTRSENTAMEILESLSNGEITVEEAESLLRIVD; encoded by the coding sequence ATGATCAAGGTAGAAAGAGTTTTCGATCCGAAGGGTATCGCAAAGATCGATTCCCGATTGGGTCTCGGCGACATCCAGATCGCCAGCGGCAATGGCGACCAGATCCATCTGGGTGCTCGCATCCATTCCAACCGGGAGGAAGAACTGGAAACCCAGATCGTCGGCGATACATTGACCATCCAACAGAACGTCGTCGATATCGGCCGGAACCGTCGTATCGATGTAACCCTGACACTTCCAACGGGAATTGACGCCGATCTTAGTCTGCACACAGGCAAAGGAGATTTGAAGGTCAGTCAAGTTAGCGGCGCCCACAACCTGGCGTCCGGAAAAGGCGATATATCCGTTTCGGGCGGGCGAGGATTGCTGACCGTCGGAACCGGTTACGGCGATATCGCTGTTAGCGAACAGCGAGGCGCCGCCGTCCTGGAAACGGGCAAAGGTGACGTCACGGTGAGCGCTTTGGCCGGCACACTGAAAATCAATTCGGGCGCTGGAGATGCAACCATCCGGAATTGGAATTCAGGCGATGCCAGCAACGGCAAAACAGCAAGAAAGAATTCCGTCAATCTGGGGGCAGGCGACGTGGGTGTGCGCTATGCCAACGCCCGGGAATTGGCCATCAATACCGCCAAAGGCGATTGCAGGTTGCATAGTGTGAGGATAGCCAACCTACAGATCACAACATCCAAAGGCGATATTGCCGTTGATGGCGAACCAGCCTCCGGAGAGTGGCGTGCAACCACCGTCAAAGGCGACATCAGTATGCGGATGCCGGCTCAGGTCGGCGTACGGGTTGAAGCCGCAACACGTCGAGGCAAGATCGACTCCGATCTTCCCCAGGTTCGAGTGGGGCGTCCAGGCCCCGCCAGCCGATTTGGCGGCGGCCGCACCATCGGCGTCGTGGGCGACGAGCCCCGGGCGGATATCCAGTTGGAAACGGTCATGGGCGATATCGTAGTTCGAACGGTCGGCGCAATCCCTGTTGCGATCGAAGAACCCAGCGCCCGTTCGGAATCAGTCTTGGCGCCCTTGCAACCAGAGGTGGTCGATCCAGGGCAAAAACCGGTTGCGGCCCTGCCGCCGACCCAGCCCGTGCAAACGCGATCGGAGAACACGGCTATGGAGATACTGGAGAGTCTCTCGAATGGCGAGATTACCGTGGAGGAGGCAGAATCGCTGCTTCGGATCGTAGATTGA
- a CDS encoding DUF2089 domain-containing protein encodes MRKIIEACPTCGDRLTITEVSCDTCGTQVRSRYSPCPFCSLTEEEQTFLLLFVRSRGNLKELEKTLGVSYPTVRAKLDELIQNLEQPTPDSPAASRQAILNQLRSGQLSADQALALLKQAPPAPGDSTF; translated from the coding sequence ATGCGAAAAATCATCGAGGCATGCCCCACGTGTGGCGACAGATTGACGATCACTGAGGTGTCTTGCGACACCTGTGGCACCCAGGTACGCAGTCGTTACAGTCCCTGTCCTTTTTGCTCGCTGACTGAGGAAGAACAGACCTTTCTTCTGCTCTTCGTGCGCAGCCGCGGCAACTTGAAGGAGCTGGAGAAAACCCTGGGTGTTTCCTACCCTACCGTGAGAGCCAAGCTGGATGAACTCATCCAGAACCTGGAGCAACCAACTCCGGACTCCCCCGCCGCCTCACGGCAAGCCATCTTGAACCAGCTTCGATCGGGCCAACTCTCGGCTGACCAGGCCCTGGCCCTTCTCAAACAGGCGCCTCCGGCACCAGGTGATTCAACATTCTGA
- a CDS encoding zinc ribbon domain-containing protein: MNCPSCGVKNELGVDLCSNCDQALCPECGASLDDNDTLCPRCGAEFELACPNCESPVSAEAEVCPDCGLRFVFPCPSCGLEVELGDDSCPHCSQALCPDCGTPLGEDDTACPGCSAQLELFCPDCNAPLKPGDESCSQCGTQFVIPCPHCGKARIEIGAERCPACDGNLCLQCGAALTEADTECPNCGIDYEFVCPMCAAEISPGDASCANCGSRLDPQIFQQEEEPEPAAPPDTAPALEQPAQGAAAASLSHPESIACPRCHGTIWIEEGLCPLCGQLICPGCGTGVEEQADTCPKCRLSLSFPCPDCGFELMASAAVCPNCNHSFLRVCPHCQQRLFGTAERCENCGHVMEDIADRQVALFTDVAGVLPMAVCPNCKTRFPRSEAVCPDCFSRICNQCGLVLTMEESACPRCGTQGAPVPTFPCPNCQAKVPRGSVECPTCQAILCPDCGGVLDPEATECFRCGAKIGFYCPDCGGEVGEWDNTCPHCGVVFEESL, translated from the coding sequence ATGAATTGTCCTTCGTGTGGCGTTAAAAATGAACTGGGCGTTGATCTGTGTTCCAACTGCGATCAAGCCCTGTGCCCGGAATGTGGTGCTTCCCTGGACGACAACGACACGCTTTGCCCGCGTTGTGGCGCAGAGTTCGAGTTGGCATGCCCGAATTGCGAAAGCCCCGTGTCAGCGGAAGCAGAAGTCTGCCCCGATTGTGGCCTGCGCTTCGTATTTCCCTGCCCCAGTTGTGGCCTGGAGGTGGAGCTTGGCGACGACAGCTGCCCCCACTGCAGCCAGGCTCTTTGCCCTGATTGTGGCACACCGCTGGGTGAAGACGATACAGCCTGCCCAGGCTGCAGCGCGCAGCTGGAGTTGTTTTGCCCGGATTGCAATGCGCCTCTCAAGCCAGGTGATGAAAGCTGCTCCCAATGTGGCACCCAGTTCGTGATACCCTGTCCCCATTGCGGCAAAGCCAGGATCGAAATCGGCGCAGAGCGTTGCCCCGCCTGTGATGGCAATCTTTGCCTGCAATGTGGGGCGGCATTGACCGAGGCTGATACAGAATGCCCCAATTGCGGCATCGACTACGAGTTCGTCTGCCCGATGTGCGCCGCCGAGATCAGCCCCGGTGATGCCAGTTGCGCCAACTGCGGCAGCAGACTCGATCCGCAGATCTTCCAGCAGGAGGAAGAGCCAGAGCCGGCGGCACCTCCGGACACAGCTCCGGCCTTGGAACAACCAGCCCAGGGCGCTGCCGCCGCTTCGTTGTCCCATCCTGAGAGCATAGCCTGTCCCCGCTGCCACGGTACTATTTGGATCGAGGAAGGCTTGTGCCCGTTGTGTGGCCAGTTGATCTGCCCCGGCTGCGGCACCGGTGTGGAAGAGCAGGCCGATACCTGTCCCAAGTGCCGGTTGTCCTTGAGCTTCCCCTGTCCCGACTGTGGTTTCGAGTTAATGGCCTCGGCAGCGGTCTGTCCCAACTGCAACCACAGTTTTCTTCGGGTGTGTCCCCACTGCCAGCAACGGCTCTTCGGCACGGCGGAACGCTGCGAAAACTGTGGGCACGTCATGGAGGACATTGCCGACCGTCAGGTAGCTCTCTTTACCGATGTGGCAGGCGTACTGCCGATGGCTGTTTGTCCCAACTGCAAGACCCGCTTCCCGCGCAGCGAGGCTGTCTGTCCCGACTGCTTTTCCCGCATCTGTAACCAGTGTGGCCTGGTGCTGACGATGGAAGAAAGCGCCTGCCCCCGCTGCGGCACCCAAGGCGCCCCGGTGCCGACCTTCCCCTGCCCCAACTGCCAGGCGAAGGTTCCCCGGGGGAGCGTCGAGTGTCCGACCTGCCAGGCGATTCTCTGCCCTGACTGTGGCGGTGTTCTCGATCCTGAAGCAACCGAATGCTTCCGCTGTGGCGCCAAGATCGGCTTCTACTGTCCCGATTGCGGCGGCGAGGTCGGCGAGTGGGACAACACCTGTCCCCATTGTGGCGTGGTTTTTGAGGAAAGCCTGTAA